A window from Mycobacterium saskatchewanense encodes these proteins:
- a CDS encoding TetR/AcrR family transcriptional regulator yields MVRIPRPPHPSVKPGVKVDARSERWREHRKKVRGEIVDAAFRAIDRLGPELSVREIAEEAGTAKPKIYRHFQDKSDLFQAIGERLRDMLWGAIFPSIDLKTDSAREVIRRAVEEYVNLVDQHPNVLRVFIQGQSSATPQSAVQILNEGRGITLAVADMFDNELKEMELDHAAIELAGHAAFGSAASATEWWLGPDPDSPRRMPHERFVAHLTTIMIGVIVGTAEALGIALDPDLPIHSVVPHNSATG; encoded by the coding sequence GTGGTGAGAATTCCGCGTCCACCCCATCCCAGCGTCAAGCCCGGGGTCAAAGTCGACGCGCGCAGCGAGCGCTGGCGCGAGCACCGCAAGAAGGTCCGCGGTGAGATCGTCGACGCGGCGTTCCGCGCGATCGACCGCCTGGGCCCGGAGCTGAGCGTGCGGGAGATCGCCGAAGAGGCCGGAACCGCCAAGCCGAAGATCTACCGCCATTTCCAGGACAAGTCCGACCTGTTCCAGGCGATCGGCGAGCGGCTCCGAGACATGTTGTGGGGAGCCATCTTCCCGTCGATCGACCTGAAGACGGATTCGGCCCGCGAGGTGATCCGGCGCGCCGTCGAGGAGTACGTCAACCTCGTCGATCAGCACCCCAACGTGCTGCGGGTGTTCATCCAGGGCCAGTCGTCGGCCACGCCGCAGTCGGCCGTCCAGATCCTCAACGAGGGTCGTGGCATCACCTTGGCGGTGGCGGACATGTTCGACAACGAACTCAAGGAAATGGAACTGGACCACGCGGCCATCGAATTGGCCGGCCACGCGGCGTTCGGCTCGGCCGCGTCGGCCACCGAGTGGTGGCTCGGCCCCGACCCGGACAGCCCCCGGCGCATGCCGCACGAGCGGTTCGTCGCGCACCTGACGACGATCATGATCGGGGTCATCGTCGGCACCGCGGAGGCGCTCGGCATCGCGCTGGACCCGGACCTGCCGATCCACAGCGTGGTTCCGCACAACTCCGCGACGGGCTGA
- a CDS encoding MFS transporter, with product MSVALTAPELAGERQHRAPGRHGIRGNPWWTLAAASIGVIMVGLDASVVAIANPRIAIDLHASLQDLQWITDAYMLALASLLIFGGKLADRFGRRRAFFVGVVGFAVTSVGIGLIGTVGGVITLRALQGVFGALLMPATLAIVRAAFPPEKLNTAIGIWGGASGVSIAAGPIVGGLLVEHVNWQSVFYINAPIAALALLVGGLAIAESRSAGGRRLDIPGTVTLSGGLFLVVFGLIKAQNWGWLAGRTLGLLFAGLAAVAAFVLIELRTAEPLLPMRLFANRQLSIGTAVVVIDFFALFGAVFFLSLYLQNVLGFSPVETGVRTLPLSLTLMVTAPLSGFLTEKFGPRPSMVLGLAAVSAALFSLDFLRTDSGYGALWPAFVLLGAGIGLVLTASSEAIMGNAGDDDAGVAGGLQSTAIQLGGVLGTTVLGSVLSSRVGYVLVDQLTGAGVPAPVAGKLTAAKELVAQGFSPTVPGMPAPLAHAVTQGSHGAFMVGLHASMVVAAVAAAVGAVLAMFVGRGTK from the coding sequence ATGTCGGTCGCACTGACCGCCCCGGAGCTGGCGGGAGAACGCCAACATCGCGCGCCGGGCCGCCATGGCATTCGGGGCAATCCCTGGTGGACGCTGGCCGCCGCCTCCATTGGTGTCATCATGGTCGGCCTCGACGCGTCCGTCGTGGCCATCGCCAATCCGCGCATCGCCATCGACCTGCATGCATCACTTCAGGACCTGCAATGGATCACCGATGCCTACATGCTGGCGCTGGCCTCGCTGCTGATCTTCGGCGGAAAGCTCGCCGACCGGTTCGGCAGGCGCCGGGCGTTCTTCGTCGGCGTCGTCGGATTCGCCGTCACCTCGGTGGGAATCGGGCTGATCGGCACCGTGGGCGGCGTGATCACCCTGCGCGCCCTGCAGGGCGTCTTCGGGGCGCTGTTGATGCCGGCCACGTTGGCGATCGTGCGCGCCGCGTTCCCGCCCGAGAAGCTCAACACGGCCATCGGCATCTGGGGCGGGGCATCGGGTGTGTCGATCGCGGCCGGACCCATCGTCGGCGGTCTGCTCGTCGAGCACGTCAACTGGCAGTCGGTGTTCTACATCAACGCGCCGATCGCGGCGCTTGCCCTGCTGGTTGGCGGCCTGGCGATCGCCGAGAGCCGCAGCGCGGGCGGGCGGCGGCTGGACATTCCGGGAACCGTGACGCTGTCCGGCGGCCTGTTCCTCGTCGTATTCGGGCTGATCAAGGCACAGAACTGGGGCTGGCTGGCGGGCCGGACGCTCGGGCTGCTGTTCGCCGGGCTGGCGGCCGTGGCCGCGTTCGTGCTGATCGAGCTGCGGACGGCCGAGCCGCTGCTGCCGATGCGGCTGTTCGCCAACCGGCAGCTGTCGATCGGCACCGCGGTGGTCGTGATCGACTTCTTCGCGCTGTTCGGCGCCGTGTTCTTCCTGTCGCTATACCTGCAGAACGTGCTCGGATTCAGCCCGGTCGAAACCGGGGTCCGCACGCTGCCGCTGAGCCTCACGCTGATGGTCACGGCCCCGCTCAGTGGGTTCCTCACCGAGAAGTTCGGTCCGCGACCGTCGATGGTCCTCGGGCTGGCCGCCGTCTCGGCCGCGCTGTTCTCCCTGGACTTCCTGCGCACCGACTCGGGCTACGGGGCGCTCTGGCCCGCGTTCGTGCTACTGGGCGCCGGCATCGGCCTGGTCCTCACGGCGAGTTCGGAAGCCATCATGGGCAACGCGGGCGACGACGACGCCGGGGTCGCCGGCGGGTTGCAGAGCACGGCCATCCAGCTGGGCGGCGTGCTCGGCACGACCGTCCTCGGCTCGGTGCTGTCGAGCCGGGTCGGCTACGTGCTGGTCGACCAGCTCACCGGCGCGGGCGTCCCGGCCCCGGTGGCCGGCAAGCTGACCGCCGCGAAAGAGCTTGTGGCCCAGGGCTTCAGCCCGACCGTACCCGGCATGCCGGCGCCGTTGGCGCACGCGGTCACGCAGGGCAGCCACGGGGCCTTCATGGTCGGTCTGCACGCCTCCATGGTCGTCGCCGCCGTCGCGGCCGCCGTCGGGGCGGTGCTGGCGATGTTCGTGGGGCGCGGCACCAAGTAG
- a CDS encoding HNH endonuclease signature motif containing protein, with amino-acid sequence MASSGGVSQEALAAAFDTIDAAMDKGVGIDCDAFSTQDALAFLERSERVRRRLPALEHPLINLLGRQATPEELGGKLSHAIAEAARISRAEASRRVKDAVDLGPRRGLTGERLDPVLAHTAAAQRDGALGPEHVGVIRKFFRHLPRCIDQQIREQVEDRLAVEGARYRPEQLGELGAVLADCLNPDGNYTDADRALRRGLTLGPQGADGMSELRGRLTPEARATLEAVMAKLGAPGMCNPLDDNPCVDGNPSQEAIDTDARGTAQRQHDALLAGLRALLASGKLGRHNGLPASIIVTTTLAELEAAAGRGLTGGGSIVPMSDVIRLSRHARHYLAIFDKGKALALYHAKRLASPGQRIVLYAKDRGCSAPGCTVPGYYSEVHHVTDYAQCRHTDVNELTFACGPQHRLIKPGGWSTRKNANGETEWIPPPHLDRGQPRINTFHHPEKLLRDGDDEDGC; translated from the coding sequence ATGGCGTCGAGCGGAGGTGTGAGTCAGGAGGCGCTGGCGGCCGCCTTCGACACCATCGACGCCGCGATGGACAAGGGCGTGGGGATCGACTGCGACGCGTTCTCAACCCAGGACGCGTTGGCCTTCTTGGAGCGTTCTGAGCGGGTGCGCCGCCGGCTGCCGGCGTTGGAGCACCCGCTGATCAATCTGCTAGGCCGCCAAGCCACCCCGGAAGAGCTGGGCGGCAAGCTATCTCACGCAATCGCCGAGGCCGCCCGGATCAGTCGCGCCGAGGCGTCGCGACGGGTCAAAGACGCGGTCGATCTGGGTCCGCGCCGTGGGTTGACCGGCGAACGGCTCGACCCGGTGCTGGCCCACACCGCGGCGGCGCAGCGCGACGGTGCGCTCGGGCCCGAGCACGTGGGCGTGATCCGGAAGTTTTTCCGCCACCTGCCGCGCTGCATCGATCAGCAGATCCGCGAGCAGGTCGAAGACCGGCTGGCCGTCGAGGGCGCCCGTTACCGCCCCGAGCAATTGGGCGAGTTGGGGGCGGTGCTCGCCGATTGCCTCAACCCAGACGGCAACTACACCGACGCGGACCGTGCCCTACGTCGCGGGCTGACGTTGGGACCGCAAGGCGCCGACGGGATGTCGGAGTTGCGGGGGCGCCTGACTCCGGAGGCCCGCGCGACGCTGGAGGCGGTTATGGCGAAGCTGGGCGCACCCGGCATGTGCAATCCCCTCGACGACAACCCGTGCGTGGACGGCAACCCGTCGCAGGAGGCCATCGACACCGACGCCCGCGGCACCGCGCAGCGCCAGCACGACGCGCTGCTGGCCGGGCTGCGGGCGCTGCTGGCCTCGGGAAAGCTGGGTCGGCACAACGGGTTACCGGCCTCGATCATCGTGACCACCACGCTGGCCGAGCTGGAGGCCGCCGCAGGTCGCGGGCTGACCGGTGGGGGGAGCATCGTGCCGATGAGCGATGTGATCCGCCTGTCCCGCCACGCCCGTCATTACCTGGCGATCTTCGACAAGGGCAAGGCCCTGGCGCTCTACCACGCCAAACGGTTGGCGTCTCCGGGGCAGCGAATCGTGTTGTACGCCAAGGATCGTGGGTGTTCGGCGCCGGGGTGCACGGTGCCCGGCTACTACTCCGAAGTCCACCACGTCACCGACTACGCCCAATGCCGGCACACCGACGTCAACGAGCTTACCTTCGCCTGCGGTCCCCAGCACCGGCTGATCAAGCCCGGCGGCTGGAGCACCCGCAAGAACGCCAACGGCGAAACCGAGTGGATTCCGCCACCCCATCTCGACCGCGGCCAGCCCCGGATCAACACCTTCCACCACCCCGAGAAGCTCCTGCGCGACGGAGACGACGAGGACGGATGTTAG
- a CDS encoding TetR/AcrR family transcriptional regulator, whose protein sequence is MISRATSRAKGPRPLRADARLNRDRILSAAAELFAERGLSVPLEEIAARAGVGVATLYRRFPTRADLAAAAFERNIAGYTRAVDRALANHDAWEGFRGLVFELCEMQAADAGLRDLLTTAFPASSAVEQRTNEAVEKVRTLIGRAQSAGVLRPDVVAGDIVVMLLANAGVLRATGASAPDAWRRFAALMVDAFRARPGPPLPPAPPEQQLRRSVALLTEGR, encoded by the coding sequence GTGATTTCACGCGCAACGTCGCGCGCAAAGGGACCCAGGCCACTGCGCGCCGACGCCAGACTCAATCGCGACCGGATCCTGTCCGCCGCCGCAGAGCTGTTCGCCGAGCGCGGGCTGTCGGTGCCGCTGGAGGAAATTGCCGCGCGCGCGGGGGTGGGGGTGGCCACGCTCTACCGGCGCTTCCCCACCCGGGCCGACCTCGCGGCCGCCGCGTTCGAGCGCAACATCGCCGGCTACACCCGGGCGGTGGATCGCGCCCTGGCCAACCACGATGCATGGGAAGGCTTCCGCGGCTTGGTCTTCGAGCTCTGCGAGATGCAGGCGGCCGACGCCGGCCTTCGCGACCTGTTGACGACGGCGTTTCCCGCCAGTAGCGCCGTCGAGCAGCGCACCAACGAGGCGGTCGAGAAGGTGCGGACGCTGATCGGCCGCGCGCAGAGCGCCGGCGTGCTGCGCCCTGATGTGGTGGCCGGGGACATCGTCGTGATGCTGCTGGCCAACGCCGGCGTGCTGCGCGCCACCGGGGCCTCGGCCCCGGACGCGTGGCGCCGTTTCGCCGCACTGATGGTTGACGCGTTCCGCGCCCGCCCCGGGCCGCCCTTGCCGCCCGCTCCGCCGGAGCAGCAACTGCGCCGGTCGGTCGCTCTGCTGACCGAGGGGCGTTGA
- a CDS encoding SDR family NAD(P)-dependent oxidoreductase → MSTRNSADRHELIVVSGASTGIGAATARELARRGFHVLAGVRREQDAEALRAERIEPQILDITVESDIAAIADRVASDPQHRPLRALVNNAGIAVNAPFEALPLAQWRRQFEVNLFGHIAITQALFPALLNGAGTVVNISSIGGKVVLPTYGAYAGSKFALEAVSDALRREVIGTGIRIVVVEPGAVKTTMPERGIATALELQADMTAAQRARYGDLIAASTAQARSFCATGVSADHAAKVIAKAATASRPRTRYTIGRDAAVLARISRIVSDRVLDRIVARELRRFRDGDQSRAPRNTVGAVQA, encoded by the coding sequence ATGAGCACCCGAAACAGCGCCGACCGTCATGAGCTGATCGTGGTGAGCGGCGCCTCGACGGGCATCGGTGCGGCGACGGCAAGGGAATTGGCACGCAGGGGATTTCACGTCCTCGCCGGTGTGCGGCGAGAACAGGACGCCGAGGCGCTGCGCGCGGAACGGATCGAGCCCCAGATCCTCGACATCACCGTCGAATCGGACATCGCCGCGATCGCCGACCGCGTCGCGAGCGACCCGCAGCATCGTCCCCTGCGCGCGCTGGTCAACAACGCCGGGATCGCGGTCAACGCGCCGTTCGAAGCGCTGCCGCTGGCGCAGTGGCGCCGGCAGTTCGAGGTGAATCTCTTCGGCCACATAGCGATAACACAGGCGCTGTTCCCCGCCCTCCTGAACGGCGCGGGCACCGTGGTGAACATCAGCTCCATCGGCGGCAAGGTCGTCCTGCCGACGTACGGCGCATACGCCGGTTCGAAGTTCGCGCTCGAGGCGGTCAGCGACGCTCTGCGTCGCGAGGTCATCGGTACCGGGATCAGAATCGTCGTCGTCGAACCCGGCGCGGTGAAGACAACGATGCCGGAGCGGGGGATCGCCACCGCGCTCGAACTGCAGGCCGACATGACCGCAGCCCAACGCGCGCGCTACGGCGACCTCATCGCCGCCAGCACCGCGCAAGCCCGCTCATTCTGCGCAACCGGCGTTTCGGCCGACCATGCCGCAAAGGTGATCGCCAAGGCAGCCACCGCATCGCGTCCCCGGACCCGCTACACCATCGGCCGTGACGCCGCAGTGCTGGCGCGGATCAGCCGGATCGTCTCGGACCGGGTGCTGGATCGCATCGTGGCGCGCGAACTTCGGCGATTCCGCGACGGCGATCAGTCACGCGCCCCGCGCAATACCGTTGGCGCCGTTCAGGCCTGA
- a CDS encoding SRPBCC family protein, with protein MITDDSVEIDAPATLVWEVFTDVERWPQWTASVTSLAAVDGPGLAVGKRFAIKQPRMPKLVWTVTAIDPGTSWTWEVRSPGASTSARHQVISQPGGRTLVTQRLDQGGPVGGLVGRLTSAMTKRYLAMEARGLKARSEQLSRTGGAHP; from the coding sequence ATGATTACAGACGACAGCGTCGAGATCGACGCTCCGGCGACGCTCGTGTGGGAGGTCTTCACCGACGTCGAACGCTGGCCGCAGTGGACCGCATCGGTGACATCGCTTGCCGCGGTGGACGGACCGGGGCTCGCCGTGGGTAAGCGGTTCGCGATCAAGCAGCCCCGCATGCCCAAACTCGTATGGACGGTCACCGCCATCGACCCCGGCACGTCGTGGACGTGGGAGGTGCGTTCACCCGGCGCGTCGACCAGCGCGCGCCACCAGGTGATCTCGCAACCGGGCGGCCGCACCCTGGTCACGCAGCGACTCGACCAGGGCGGTCCGGTCGGCGGGCTCGTGGGGCGACTGACGAGCGCGATGACCAAGCGATACCTCGCCATGGAAGCGCGGGGCCTGAAGGCGCGGTCGGAGCAGCTGAGCCGCACCGGTGGCGCGCACCCCTGA
- a CDS encoding TetR/AcrR family transcriptional regulator produces MATRAERAAATRRSLLAAAGVLLDLGGVEAVTLREVGARSGVSRSAAYRHFADKEALLAVLATNALAELGDALEGLVASGDPPEVSLRSGLLSLIAIGRARPHLYRLMFTPPAGDPIEAARAAERTQNLFLELVGRIVGPGQARRYGAVLLTSAHGITGLDLSGHMDLDKWHTNAEELVDTLISLLPRAK; encoded by the coding sequence ATGGCGACACGAGCCGAGAGGGCCGCGGCCACCCGCCGTTCGCTGCTCGCGGCGGCGGGGGTGTTGCTCGACCTCGGGGGAGTCGAGGCGGTGACGCTGCGCGAGGTGGGCGCCCGCAGTGGCGTGTCGCGCTCGGCGGCGTATCGGCACTTTGCCGACAAGGAGGCTTTGCTGGCGGTCCTGGCGACTAATGCCCTGGCGGAGTTGGGTGATGCGCTCGAGGGATTGGTCGCCAGCGGCGACCCGCCCGAGGTGTCGTTGCGGTCCGGTCTGCTTTCGTTGATCGCCATCGGCCGCGCCCGGCCCCACCTGTACCGCCTGATGTTCACCCCGCCCGCGGGCGACCCGATCGAAGCCGCTCGCGCGGCCGAGCGCACGCAGAACCTGTTCCTGGAACTCGTGGGTCGCATCGTCGGGCCCGGGCAGGCGAGACGCTACGGGGCGGTGCTGTTGACCAGCGCCCACGGCATCACGGGCCTGGATCTGAGTGGCCACATGGATCTGGACAAGTGGCACACGAACGCCGAGGAACTCGTCGACACGCTGATCTCACTGTTGCCGCGAGCGAAGTAA
- a CDS encoding DUF3349 domain-containing protein, which produces MTNTSSSPAQKHHHFCRSVVRWLTAGYPDGVPGPDRVPLMALLRSTPLTEDQIKQVVHEISAKEGSPETVDHPIDRDEIEAFIAGTTHHDAGPENVIRVAARLASVGWPLAGIDVSEVIPGDEDAEAAELAAKGQDSEAQPSGVAS; this is translated from the coding sequence GTGACGAACACCTCCTCCTCGCCCGCCCAGAAGCACCACCACTTCTGCCGCTCGGTCGTTCGCTGGCTGACGGCCGGCTACCCCGACGGGGTCCCGGGGCCCGACCGGGTGCCACTGATGGCCCTGCTGCGCAGCACGCCGCTGACCGAGGATCAGATCAAGCAGGTGGTGCACGAGATCAGCGCGAAGGAAGGCTCCCCGGAGACCGTCGACCACCCAATCGACCGCGACGAGATCGAAGCATTCATCGCCGGAACGACCCACCACGACGCGGGGCCGGAGAACGTCATCCGGGTCGCCGCCAGGCTGGCCTCCGTCGGCTGGCCCCTGGCCGGCATCGATGTCAGCGAGGTGATCCCGGGCGACGAGGACGCCGAAGCCGCAGAGCTGGCCGCCAAGGGCCAGGACTCCGAGGCGCAGCCCTCCGGGGTTGCCTCATAA
- a CDS encoding Rv2253 family sensor-like surface protein, whose product MAPDGLIGFVGLLVAPLSLAPIALADDPSWNGQYAITFMVGPKSGTSMAVGDPEVQHTSTYGFRSSCTDGKCVATIVSGPPPSNPTVPQPVQFTWDGSSWVQHSDFQWDCMMPDTTIQWSPAHADVRYTPQPDGSLSGTMHTDILSGPCQGTIDMGMRAERA is encoded by the coding sequence ATGGCCCCAGATGGTCTGATCGGGTTCGTCGGTTTATTGGTCGCGCCGCTCTCGCTCGCCCCCATCGCCTTGGCCGATGACCCGTCCTGGAACGGCCAGTACGCAATCACGTTCATGGTCGGCCCGAAGTCGGGAACCAGCATGGCGGTCGGCGACCCCGAAGTGCAGCACACCTCTACCTATGGGTTCCGCTCGAGCTGCACGGACGGGAAGTGCGTCGCCACGATCGTCAGCGGCCCTCCGCCGAGTAATCCGACGGTGCCGCAACCGGTTCAGTTCACCTGGGATGGGTCGTCCTGGGTGCAACACAGCGATTTTCAATGGGACTGCATGATGCCCGACACCACGATCCAGTGGAGTCCGGCCCATGCCGACGTGCGCTACACGCCGCAACCTGACGGGTCGCTTTCGGGCACCATGCACACCGATATCCTGAGCGGTCCGTGTCAGGGCACGATCGACATGGGCATGAGGGCGGAGCGCGCATAA
- a CDS encoding TetR/AcrR family transcriptional regulator: MARTPDLERRRQLLAAVVEEFATGGVGDRSLRDVAAAVGTSHRMLLHHFGSRGDLLVAIVEEVERRQMRLLPELPADPAASFAAMWADVRRPELRNSERLFFECYARAAQGEKPYARMVPDAVNGWLAEVEAAAGAPVDPAMARLGLAVIRGLLLDLVATDDDAGVDAAALLFAELLRSRQQ, encoded by the coding sequence GTGGCGCGCACCCCTGACCTCGAACGGCGCCGGCAGCTGCTCGCCGCCGTGGTGGAAGAGTTCGCCACGGGCGGTGTCGGTGACCGTTCGTTGCGCGACGTGGCGGCCGCCGTCGGCACGAGTCACCGAATGTTGTTGCACCACTTCGGATCCCGCGGCGACCTACTCGTCGCGATCGTCGAGGAGGTCGAGCGCCGCCAGATGCGCCTGCTGCCCGAGCTGCCCGCCGATCCGGCCGCGAGCTTCGCCGCGATGTGGGCCGACGTCCGGCGACCCGAGCTGCGCAACTCCGAACGCCTCTTCTTCGAGTGCTACGCGCGCGCCGCCCAGGGCGAGAAGCCCTATGCCCGAATGGTCCCCGACGCCGTCAATGGCTGGCTCGCCGAGGTCGAGGCGGCAGCGGGCGCCCCGGTCGACCCCGCCATGGCAAGGCTCGGGTTGGCCGTGATCCGCGGCCTGCTCCTGGACCTCGTGGCCACCGACGACGACGCCGGGGTCGACGCGGCGGCGCTGCTTTTCGCGGAGTTACTTCGCTCGCGGCAACAGTGA
- the nrdF gene encoding class 1b ribonucleoside-diphosphate reductase subunit beta yields MTENMKLIDRVSAINWNRLQDEKDAEVWERLTGNFWLPEKVPVSNDLPSWGTLNAGEKQLTMRVFTGLTLLDTIQGTVGAVSLIPDALTPHEEAVLTNIAFMESVHARSYSNIFSTLCSTAEIDDAFRWSEENPNLQRKAEIVLQYYRGDEPLKRKVASTLLESFLFYSGFYLPMYWSSRAKLTNTADMIRLIIRDEAVHGYYIGYKYQRGLALVDDAKRAELKDYTYELLFELYDNEVEYTQDLYDQVGLTEDVKKFLRYNANKALMNLGYEALFPRDETDVNPAILSALSPNADENHDFFSGSGSSYVIGKAVNTEDEDWDF; encoded by the coding sequence GTGACCGAAAACATGAAGCTCATCGACCGCGTTTCCGCGATCAACTGGAACCGGCTCCAGGACGAAAAAGACGCCGAGGTCTGGGAGCGGCTGACCGGAAATTTCTGGCTCCCCGAGAAGGTGCCGGTGTCCAACGACCTGCCGTCGTGGGGGACGCTGAACGCGGGGGAGAAGCAGCTCACCATGCGGGTGTTCACCGGGCTGACGCTGCTGGACACCATCCAGGGCACGGTCGGAGCGGTCAGCCTGATCCCCGACGCGCTGACCCCGCACGAAGAGGCCGTGCTCACCAACATCGCGTTCATGGAGTCGGTGCATGCGCGCAGCTACAGCAACATCTTCTCCACGCTGTGCTCGACGGCCGAGATCGACGACGCTTTCCGGTGGTCGGAGGAGAACCCGAACCTGCAACGCAAGGCCGAGATCGTCCTGCAGTACTACCGCGGGGACGAGCCGCTGAAGCGCAAGGTGGCGTCGACGCTGCTGGAGAGCTTCCTGTTCTACTCCGGGTTCTACCTGCCGATGTACTGGTCGAGCCGCGCCAAGCTGACCAACACCGCCGACATGATCCGGCTGATCATCCGCGACGAGGCCGTGCACGGTTACTACATCGGCTACAAGTACCAGCGCGGCCTGGCCCTGGTCGACGACGCCAAGCGCGCCGAGCTGAAGGACTACACCTACGAACTCCTCTTCGAGCTCTACGACAACGAGGTGGAGTACACCCAGGACCTCTACGACCAGGTCGGGCTGACCGAGGACGTCAAGAAATTCCTGCGCTACAACGCGAACAAGGCGCTGATGAACCTCGGCTACGAGGCGCTGTTCCCGCGGGACGAGACGGACGTGAACCCGGCCATCTTGTCGGCGTTGTCGCCCAACGCCGACGAGAACCACGACTTCTTCTCCGGGTCGGGCTCGTCGTACGTGATCGGCAAGGCCGTCAACACCGAAGACGAGGACTGGGACTTCTAA
- a CDS encoding flavin-containing monooxygenase, giving the protein MTIAEASAEPGADQGPASQAHQPVHTRALIIGTGFSGLGMAIKLQQQGVDFVILEKAGDIGGTWRDNSYPGCACDIPSHLYSFSFEPKPDWKNPFSYQPEIWDYLKGVTEKYGLRRYIVFNSLVDRGHWDDDECRWHVFTSDGREYVAQFLISGAGALHIPSIPDFEGRDEFRGPAFHSAEWDHSVDLTGKRVAVIGTGASAIQIVPEIVGQVAELQLYQRTPAWVVPRSNPEIPVALRRAMENVPGLRALTRLGIYWGQEALAFGMTKRPNLLKIIEAYAKYNIRRSIKDRDLRRKLTPHYRLGCKRILNSSTYYPAIANPKTKLITDRITRITPDGIVTADGTEHKVDVIVYGTGFHVTDSYTYVQIKGLHGEDLVDRWNREGIGAHRGITVADVPNLFFLLGPNTGLGHNSVVFMIESQIHYVADAIAKCDRMGAQGLAPTRVAQDRFNNELQEHLSHSVWNSGGCSSWYLDEHGRNTVLWGGYTWQYWMATRSVKPEEYQFFGVGKGSRADRSAVAAQA; this is encoded by the coding sequence ATGACCATTGCCGAGGCTTCTGCCGAGCCAGGCGCCGACCAGGGGCCGGCGTCCCAGGCCCATCAGCCGGTGCACACCCGCGCCCTCATCATCGGAACCGGGTTTTCCGGGCTCGGCATGGCGATCAAGCTGCAGCAGCAGGGCGTCGACTTCGTCATCCTGGAAAAGGCCGGCGACATCGGTGGCACGTGGCGCGACAACAGCTACCCGGGGTGCGCGTGCGACATCCCGTCGCACCTCTACTCCTTCTCCTTCGAGCCCAAGCCGGACTGGAAGAACCCGTTCTCCTATCAGCCGGAGATCTGGGATTACCTCAAGGGCGTCACCGAAAAATACGGGCTGCGGCGCTACATCGTCTTCAACTCGCTGGTCGATCGTGGGCACTGGGACGACGACGAGTGCCGCTGGCACGTGTTCACCTCCGACGGGCGCGAGTATGTGGCCCAATTCCTGATCTCGGGGGCGGGCGCGTTGCACATCCCGTCCATCCCCGACTTCGAAGGCCGCGACGAATTCCGCGGACCCGCCTTCCATTCTGCGGAGTGGGACCACAGCGTCGACCTGACCGGCAAGCGGGTGGCGGTGATCGGCACCGGCGCCAGCGCGATCCAGATCGTGCCCGAGATCGTCGGGCAGGTCGCCGAACTTCAGCTCTACCAGCGCACCCCGGCGTGGGTGGTGCCGCGGTCGAACCCCGAGATCCCCGTGGCGCTTCGTCGGGCCATGGAAAACGTGCCTGGGCTGCGCGCGCTGACGCGTCTCGGGATCTATTGGGGCCAGGAGGCTTTGGCGTTCGGCATGACCAAGCGGCCGAACCTGCTCAAGATCATCGAGGCGTACGCCAAATACAACATTCGCCGCTCGATCAAGGATCGCGACCTGCGGCGCAAGCTGACCCCGCACTATCGCCTCGGCTGCAAGCGAATCCTGAACTCCTCGACGTATTACCCGGCGATCGCGAACCCGAAGACCAAACTGATCACGGACCGCATCACACGGATCACCCCCGACGGGATCGTCACCGCCGACGGCACCGAACACAAGGTCGACGTGATCGTCTACGGCACCGGGTTCCACGTCACCGACTCCTACACCTACGTCCAGATCAAGGGACTGCACGGGGAGGACCTCGTCGACCGGTGGAACCGCGAGGGCATCGGCGCGCACCGCGGGATCACCGTCGCCGACGTGCCCAACCTGTTCTTCCTGCTCGGACCGAACACCGGGCTGGGCCACAACTCGGTGGTGTTCATGATCGAATCCCAGATTCACTACGTGGCCGACGCCATCGCCAAGTGTGACCGGATGGGGGCGCAGGGGCTGGCACCCACCCGGGTGGCTCAGGACCGGTTCAACAACGAACTGCAGGAACACCTTTCGCACTCGGTGTGGAACAGCGGCGGCTGCAGCAGCTGGTATCTCGACGAGCACGGCCGGAACACCGTGCTGTGGGGCGGCTACACGTGGCAGTACTGGATGGCGACCCGCTCGGTCAAGCCCGAGGAGTACCAGTTCTTCGGCGTGGGTAAGGGCTCGAGGGCCGATCGCTCAGCCGTCGCCGCTCAGGCCTGA